TTGCCACAATCTTAAGCTTATTCACGATGTTCCAATCGATGGAAAAGTTATCCTATTTTCCTCAAAACGAGAGAATGCGGGACTCATGCGGCCAACTGAGAGACCAAGAAATATGAACAACATGAACCCCATAAGATGCCAATTGATAAAATCGTAGGACAGACCGAAGGCTAGGAATGCGCCTACAACAGCCACAATTACGGGTTCTCCACGACCGATCGAACCAGCTATGAGGGCCAAAAATATCAGCAAGCCAAATATTCCCGTATAAATGAGAATTGTCACGAACGCGTTGTCAACTGCGAAAGTCCCCTGAGTACCAAAATAACCTTCAGTAAATAGCTTTTCATGAGAATTAAATCCTGATCCAAAGAAGATTTGGAGTGGAGGAAGCTTGAGTATCTCACCGACTGAACTGACGACACCCACCCGATGGGTAAAAGAACCATCTGATGAGAACTTCTCTTCAGAACTAAAGAGGGCGGCCATTAAAACAGCACCGAGGGCTGCTACAACAAGAACCAAAAGCTTGAACACGGTAAAGCTTGCCCTAAGGGAAGCAATCAAACCCAAAGCCACGACAGCCACCGCGGCGGCAATCCCCGAACGAGTACCGGTGAGCAAGATACCAACGAGGAATCCGAGTGAAGAAGCTATCCGCCAAATGCTCCTGATACGAAGTCGAGAAAAAAGCGCCACTGCTATCCCAATGGAAAATAGGTGAGCCAATGGAATTGGATAGCCAATCGATCCTTGAGCTCTATTTGTCCACTCGCCTAGTATCGTGTTCGGGCGTACAATGTACTGCCCGGCTTGATCAGCAGAAATAACGGTTCGAACACCTGATATTCCCAATATCGTTTCAGCAAAAGAAAAGACTAATTCGAGGAGACAAATCAGTAATATTGCCGTGAGAAATAGAGACTTTTCCTTGGGATAAAGGTTGGCGCCCACTATGGCGGAAACCAGCCAAAGAAAACCAACAGAAACTGATCGGAAGAAGTAGTCTGTGTTCCCCGAAGTAGTAACGCTTGACGTCACGTAGATCGCAACGAGGAGCGCAACGCCGAGTCCAATCGGCGGTAGGACTAGTCTATTAACATGAGGCAATGCACCAACCACCATTAGTCCCACGGCTAACAATGGCGCCAGTTGTGATGCCCAACCCGGAAGAATCACTGATCTTGCGGTCAAGAGAACCAAGAAGGCAAGCAGAAGGCCAGCTTCCAGTGATCGTCGTCTGAGGGTGACCACTAAAGCGACCTGAGAAACTGTAGGAGACTCGCTGCTTTTCCGCCCCAATCTTGCGCTGCTGCCGCCGTCATTCCCTCGGCGTTAGGGGAAGGCATCTCCAGGGCAACCTCACTGGAAGCGACGGCCTCCCTGGGCGTATCGAAAAGGAGCGTCTGAGGAGAACGCCGTTCGCGTAGCGACTCCGTTGAAGTTGCTACCACGGTGAGACCAGCGGCAAGGTACTCGTAGTACTTCATTGGACTTCTCCCCTGATTGACATCACTCTGGTTGAGGGGAATAAGACCGACTCGAGCCCGACTCATGTACTTGGGGATTTCTTCGTAAGGGACGCTTCCAACAAGGCTCACATTGCTAGGAAGAGAGTGTGCATTGACAGACACTGGACCGATCAGCGATAAGTTCTCACCAGGGAATGCTTTCGCTATCGCTAGGACACTGTCCCAATCAAACCTGTAGTCCACTGCCCCGACATATACGAATCCTCGTCGTTGCTCAGATGCTCCCTCGGTAAATCGCTCGAGTTCAACCCCGTTAGTCAAAACCATGCTGGGAATACGATCAGGTATCGATAGGTCGTTGAGTACTGCCGCGGATGTGGCCACAACACCCCTACAAACCCGAAGAACGTCATTCTGCCTCAAAGCGGCAACCCGGTTCGAATAAGTGTCCGTCGGCCGATACACAATCTTCCCAGGAATATCACAATCAGTTAGATAGCCTGACATCAACGGCTGATCTACTAAGACGTAGTCGGCATCGCCAAAGCCAATACGGTCTATTAGCTTACCAATCTGTCTTCCGGATCTGGAAAATTGAACTGGAAGAAAAACGTTCGGGATGGCATGAAGGGTGCCGAATTCGTCAAAAAATCCAGAGCCAGAATGCTTCATCGGTCGGCGTCTGAGTACCTTATGAACAATCGAGTGTGGAGTTGAGACATGCGCTACTGAGAGAGACATTTTAGAAAGCTCGCGTGCCAGATGGTGGCTTCCAACTTTGAATACGCCCGAATCCGCGCTGTGGCTTAGAAAGAGAACCTTGAGCTTCATAGTCCTACCTCAGTTCCATAACGGTCTTTAGGTGGGACTCAACTCTTGATGAAACATTGGCCCATGTGTACTGATCGCGCCACAAGCGTCCGGGCGCTTCAAACGATCCCTGGAGGCCATAAAGCTGG
This genomic stretch from Micrococcaceae bacterium Sec5.1 harbors:
- a CDS encoding O-antigen ligase family protein, with amino-acid sequence MVTLRRRSLEAGLLLAFLVLLTARSVILPGWASQLAPLLAVGLMVVGALPHVNRLVLPPIGLGVALLVAIYVTSSVTTSGNTDYFFRSVSVGFLWLVSAIVGANLYPKEKSLFLTAILLICLLELVFSFAETILGISGVRTVISADQAGQYIVRPNTILGEWTNRAQGSIGYPIPLAHLFSIGIAVALFSRLRIRSIWRIASSLGFLVGILLTGTRSGIAAAVAVVALGLIASLRASFTVFKLLVLVVAALGAVLMAALFSSEEKFSSDGSFTHRVGVVSSVGEILKLPPLQIFFGSGFNSHEKLFTEGYFGTQGTFAVDNAFVTILIYTGIFGLLIFLALIAGSIGRGEPVIVAVVGAFLAFGLSYDFINWHLMGFMLFIFLGLSVGRMSPAFSRFEENRITFPSIGTS
- a CDS encoding glycosyltransferase: MKLKVLFLSHSADSGVFKVGSHHLARELSKMSLSVAHVSTPHSIVHKVLRRRPMKHSGSGFFDEFGTLHAIPNVFLPVQFSRSGRQIGKLIDRIGFGDADYVLVDQPLMSGYLTDCDIPGKIVYRPTDTYSNRVAALRQNDVLRVCRGVVATSAAVLNDLSIPDRIPSMVLTNGVELERFTEGASEQRRGFVYVGAVDYRFDWDSVLAIAKAFPGENLSLIGPVSVNAHSLPSNVSLVGSVPYEEIPKYMSRARVGLIPLNQSDVNQGRSPMKYYEYLAAGLTVVATSTESLRERRSPQTLLFDTPREAVASSEVALEMPSPNAEGMTAAAAQDWGGKAASLLQFLRSL